A genomic window from Phyllopteryx taeniolatus isolate TA_2022b chromosome 2, UOR_Ptae_1.2, whole genome shotgun sequence includes:
- the LOC133474492 gene encoding dead end protein 1-like gives MAKFAALSGWRRRSTSQASGVRRHDGTHILPVERKVPTTERLRALETWLANTNTKVTHANGQRKYGGPPEVWDGPAPGSKREVFIKHVPRDFYEDLPIPLFSSVGPLWEFRLMMNFSGQNRGLAYAKYGSADIAANAIRQLHALMLERIIVCRSIEKRRLRISYLPASFYLLSNRQALCGIVDGIESLSVMSGHGAESGTAVVVFASHHAASVAKKVLVEEFRRRFGLSISVLWLSQVGTPSDMSQHPDGFPAWTPNLPRHAANPSQAAARPSSRLRRSPLLPEEFAGAAGRPGHPESRSRRQAPAALSPSPLMFLQEICTALGIGYPQFEFFCSHARPDGFLTFTYRVNIPGAGVFPGLLIILPAPAFASTLEVVREAAAHRVLQYMEAMNLFRR, from the exons ATGGCGAAGTTCGCCGCACTTTCGGGCTGGAGGCGGCGCAGCACCTCGCAGGCCTCAGGCGTCAGGCGCCACGATGGAACGCACATATTGCCAG TGGAGCGCAAA GTGCCAACCACGGAGCGTCTGCGGGCGCTCGAAACTTGGCTCGCAAACACCAATACGAAGGTCACTCACGCTAATGGCCAGCGGAAGTACGGAGGACCGCCTGAGG TGTGGGACGGCCCGGCCCCCGGATCCAAACGTGAGGTTTTCATCAAGCACGTCCCACGGGACTTCTACGAGGACCTGCCGATTCCCCTTTTCAGCTCCGTGGGGCCGCTGTGGGAGTTCCGACTGATGATGAACTTCAGCGGGCAAAACCGGGGATTGGCCTACGCCAAATACGGCTCGGCGGATATCGCCGCGAATGCGATACGCCAGCTCCACGCTCTCATGCTCGAGCGTATAATTGTCTGCCGCAGCATCGAGAAGAGGCGCCTGCGCATCTCATATTTGCCAGCCT CTTTCTACCTTTTGTCCAACCGCCAGGCGCTCTGTGGAATAGTCGATGGGATCGAGAGCCTTTCCGTGATGTCCGGACACGGAGCGGAGAGCGGAACGGCGGTAGTTGTCTTCGCGTCTCACCATGCCGCCTCCGTGGCAAAGAAGGTCCTGGTGGAAG AATTTCGGAGGCGGTTTGGCTTGAGCATCTCGGTCTTGTGGCTGTCCCAAGTCGGCACGCCCTCAGATATGTCGCAGCATCCCGACGGCTTCCCGGCTTGGACCCCGAACCTCCCGCGCCACGCGGCGAACCCCTCGCAGGCGGCCGCCCGGCCGTCTTCTCGTCTGCGACGCTCACCGCTCCTTCCCGAGGAATTCGCCGGCGCTGCGGGAAGACCCGGTCACCCCGAGTCACGCTCCCGTCGGCAAGCGCCCGCAGCATTGTCACCGTCTCCGCTGATGTTCCTTCAGGAGATTTGCACTGCGCTTGGAATTGGTTATCCGCAATTTGAGTTCTTCTGCAGCCACGCCAGACCCGACGGATTCCTCACCTTTACCTACAGGGTGAATATCCCCGGGGCGGGTGTCTTCCCAGGGCTCCTGATAATCTTGCCCGCGCCCGCTTTCGCTAGCACGCTGGAGGTAGTTCGAGAGGCTGCGGCTCATCGGGTCCTGCAGTATATGGAGGCTATGAACCTCTTCCGCCGGTGA